Sequence from the Segatella copri genome:
GGCAGCCAGTCGTGCATCGCCCTTCCTTCCAAGGCCATCGTCACTACCGACGGCAAGCAGTTTGTCTTCGCTCTGAATGGCAAACCAAAGAAGGGCGAGTACAGTTTCTCCCGCCATGAGGTCATTACGGGCGTTTCTGACGGAGCTTATACCGAGGTAAAACTCTGCAAGCACCTGAAGCAGGAAGGAAAGAAGATTGTGACAGAAAACGCGTATTATCTGGCTTCGCTCACGGGCGAGCATGCAGATGAGCATTAATATAAGGTAAGCTTTTTCATCAATAAAGAGCTTTTAAAAGAAAGACAGATTATGTTTCAGAAACTGATTACTTACTCCATCCGCCACAAGCTGGTGGTGGGAGTATTCACGATAGCCCTCATCGTCTGGGGCATCGTATCGCTCATCCATCTTCCTTTCGATTCCACACCAGATATTACCGACAATCAGGTGCAGGTCATTACTCAGGCGCCTTCGCTCGGAGCGCAGGAGGTGGAGCAATACGTTACTACTCCGGTGGAAATGGCACTCGCCAACATCCCCGAACTCAAGGAGCGAAGAAGCATCTCGCGAAGCGGACTCTCGGTCATCACCCTCGTCTTTGATGACGATGCAGATATCTACTGGGCACGTTCGCAGGTGAGCCAGATGCTGACCCAGGTGGAGAAAGATTTGCCCAATAATGTGGAAACCGAGATGGGGCCGATTGCTACCGGACTGGGCGAGATTTACCATTATACCGTGCGTGCCGAGAAAGGTTACGAGCACAAATATTCGCTAACCCAGCTGCGAACCATCCAGGACTGGATTGTGAGAAAGCAGCTCTCGGGAACCCCGGGCGTAGCGGAAGTGAGCGGCTGGGGAGGCTACGTGAAGCAATACGAAGTGGCTATCAATACGGATAAGCTCAACGCCAGCAATCTTACCGTGAGCGACGTGTTTGATGCGCTCGAAAAGAATAACGCCAACACGGGCGGAAGTTACATAGAGGAGAACTCCAATCAGTATTTCATCCGCGGCATAGGCGTGGTGAAGAGTCTGGAAGATGTGGCAAATATCGCCGTCAAGACCATGAACGGCACTCCTATTAAGATAGGTGATGTGGCGAAGGTTCAGCTGGGGCACGCCACCCGTTTCGGAGCCGTTACCCGAAATGGCGAGGGCGAAGTGGTAGCCGGAATTGCCATCATGCTGAAGGGAGAAAACTTTCAGGAGGTTATCAGGAATGTGAAGTTGCGCATAGAGCAGATTCAGAAATCTCTGCCCGAGGGCGTGGTTATCGAACCATTTATCGACCGAACCAACCTGGTTGACCGTGTGGAGGGAACCATCGCCCGAAACCTGATTGAGGGCGGACTCATCGTCATCTTCGTGCTGGTTATTTTCCTGGGCAACTGGCGGGCCGGACTGGTTGTGGCGAGTGTCATTCCGCTCAGCATGCTCTTTGCTTTCGGCATGATGAAGACCTTCGGAATCGACGGCAATCTGATGTCGCTCGGAGCCATCGATTTCGGTATGATAGTCGATTCTGCCGTCATTATCGTAGAGGCTGTTGTGGCCCATCTGGGCGTGAAGAGTATTGAGCGGAGAGCGAGAAATTCTTCCGATACTCCCATCCGTTTCTCTCAGGCAGAGATGGATGAGGAGGTTCATGATTCCGCTTCGCGCATCCGCAAGAGTGCGGCATTTGGCGAAATCATCATCATGATAGTTTACATTCCGCTGATGACGCTTGTGGGCATCGAGGGCAAGATGTTCCGTCCGATGGCGCTTACCGTTTTCTTCGCCATCCTGGGTGCCTTCATCCTCTCGCTCACCTATGTTCCGATGGCAAGTGCGCTCTTCCTGAGCAAGAAGGGACATGTGTGTAAAACTTTCAGCGATAGGATGATAGAGAAATTGCAGGGCTGGTACCGACCGGTTCTGGAATGGGTCTTGGCGCGATATAAGGATGTGATTACCGGCGCCGTTTCGCTCTTCTGCATGAGTGCCGTAGCCTTCCATTTCCTGGGTGGCGAATTTATCCCGAGCCTGGAAGAGGGCGATTTTGCGGTAGAAATGACCATGT
This genomic interval carries:
- a CDS encoding efflux RND transporter permease subunit yields the protein MFQKLITYSIRHKLVVGVFTIALIVWGIVSLIHLPFDSTPDITDNQVQVITQAPSLGAQEVEQYVTTPVEMALANIPELKERRSISRSGLSVITLVFDDDADIYWARSQVSQMLTQVEKDLPNNVETEMGPIATGLGEIYHYTVRAEKGYEHKYSLTQLRTIQDWIVRKQLSGTPGVAEVSGWGGYVKQYEVAINTDKLNASNLTVSDVFDALEKNNANTGGSYIEENSNQYFIRGIGVVKSLEDVANIAVKTMNGTPIKIGDVAKVQLGHATRFGAVTRNGEGEVVAGIAIMLKGENFQEVIRNVKLRIEQIQKSLPEGVVIEPFIDRTNLVDRVEGTIARNLIEGGLIVIFVLVIFLGNWRAGLVVASVIPLSMLFAFGMMKTFGIDGNLMSLGAIDFGMIVDSAVIIVEAVVAHLGVKSIERRARNSSDTPIRFSQAEMDEEVHDSASRIRKSAAFGEIIIMIVYIPLMTLVGIEGKMFRPMALTVFFAILGAFILSLTYVPMASALFLSKKGHVCKTFSDRMIEKLQGWYRPVLEWVLARYKDVITGAVSLFCMSAVAFHFLGGEFIPSLEEGDFAVEMTMSQGTSLSQMVESCSKAEKLLKAEYPEIKQVVSRIGSAEIPTDPMPVERADIMVALKPKAEWTSAETTAELMEKMEETLKTIPGLEAEISQPIQMRNNELLTGIKQDVAIKIFGDNLDGLTQQAEKVSRMIRNVPGVSGIFVEEVSGLPQIQVKYNHERMAAYGVNVDEINRILETTFAGATAGAVYEGDKKFDIVLRLDPKERNFESLQSLCIPLAGGESIPLSQLADVVYEPAPAQVSHENGARRIYVGFNVKGRDVQSTVKDIQTILDEKLKLPEGYYYNYGGEFENLQSATQRLLIVVPIALIIILLLLYATVKNLRESLFVFSAIPLAAIGGVWALWLRGMPFSISAGVGFIALFGVAVLNGIVLIGQMNQMQKQAAAVFEENGASLAAVIQKRIIDSCMVRLRPVLMTALVASMGFLPMALSHGDGAEVQRPLATVVIGGLITSTLLTLLVLPAIYKMFTKK